In Alkalihalobacillus sp. TS-13, the following are encoded in one genomic region:
- a CDS encoding carboxymuconolactone decarboxylase family protein: protein MTQRIAYYDVAPDGLGIMMEMEKYTKKTKINRTTRELIKIRASQLNGCAFCINAHTNDARKMGETEQRIYCLNAWEECDFYTPEEKVALELTEHVTLVSDKRVPEKLYNKVREYYGEKDYVDLILIIIQINSLNRISIAMGNRAE, encoded by the coding sequence TTGCATATTATGATGTTGCCCCTGATGGCTTAGGGATTATGATGGAGATGGAGAAGTACACAAAAAAAACAAAAATTAACAGGACAACAAGAGAGTTAATTAAAATTAGGGCATCTCAACTAAATGGTTGTGCATTCTGTATTAATGCACATACAAATGATGCACGTAAAATGGGAGAAACAGAACAACGTATTTACTGTTTAAATGCATGGGAAGAGTGTGATTTTTATACACCGGAAGAAAAAGTCGCTTTAGAGTTAACTGAACACGTCACTTTAGTTTCAGATAAACGTGTCCCAGAAAAATTGTACAATAAAGTAAGGGAATATTACGGAGAAAAAGATTATGTAGACTTGATTCTAATTATTATCCAAATTAATAGCTTGAATCGTATTTCCATTGCTATGGGGAATAGAGCCGAATAA